The DNA sequence CGGGGTGACCGGGTCGGCCGGGCCGAGCGGGACTGCCGGGACCGCCGGGCCGACCGGAACCGCCGGGGCCGCCGGGCTGACCGGGCCTGCTGGGGCTGCCGGGCCGACCGGAACCGCCGGGGCCGCCGGACTGACCGGAACTGCCGGGGCCGCCGGGCTGAACGGGACTGCCGGGCCGAACGGAACCGCCAGGACTGCCGGGACCGCCGGACTGACCGGAACCGCCGGGACCCCACGCGCCGCGAGGCGCCCGCACGCCGCCTCGGCGGCGGCCGGAACGCCCTCGTCCGCCGGGGGCGGAACGCCTCCGGTCGGCGGGCGCCTTCCGCTGCCGGGTCCCGTCCCCGGCGCGTGCCGTGCCACGCCCGGGCGGGTGCCGCGGCGCCTCCGGCCGCGACGCGCCCGGGCGTTCGTCCCCCGGACCGTGACACCGCCGCGGCCCGGGCGCGTTCGGGCGGCGTGCCCGGTGGTCCCCGCCCCCGCCGCTCCGGGGCGGCCGGGACGGGCGGGGAGGGGCGGCGGTTCGCGGACCCTCGCGACGGCGGGCTCGGAAGATGTGCCAGAGTTGCCACGTCCGGACCGTGAGCACGTACCGTACGGCGGAATGCCGGCGCGACGGCCGGAACAGCCGGGACCACCGGGGAAGGGGCAGCTGGGTTGACCACGCACGCACCGCAGGCGGCGCACACGGTGACGTTGCCGGGCTCGCTCGACGAGGCCGTGGCGGCGCTGGCCGCCATGCCCGCCGCCGTGCCCGTCGCGGGCGGCACCGATCTCATGGCAGCGGTCAACTCGGGCCTGCTGCGCCCCGCCGCGCTCGTCGGCCTCGGGCGCATCAGCGAGATCCGCGGCTGGCAGTACCAGGACGGCCACGCCCTGCTCGGCGCCGGACTGACCCACGCCCGCATGGGCCGGCCGGACTTCGCCGCCCTCATCCCCGCGCTCGCCGCCGCCGCCCGCGCCGCCGGACCCCCGCAGATCCGCAACGCGGGCACCCTCGGCGGCAACATCGCCTCCGCCGCGCCGACCGGCGACGCGCTGCCCGTCCTCGCGGCCCTGGAGGCGTCCCTCGTCATCGCGGGCCCCGGCGGGCGGCGCGAGATCCCGGTCGGCAGGCTGCTCGCCGGGATCGAACTGCTGCACCCGGGCGAGCTCATCGGCTACGTCCGCGTCCCGCTGCTGCACGCCCCGCAGACCTTCCTCAAAGCCACCGGCCGGACCGGCCCCGGCCGTGCCACCGCGTCCGTCGCGGTGGTCCTGGACCCGGCCCGGCGGATGGTCCGGTGCGCGGTCGGCGCGGTCGCGCCGATGCCGCTGCGCCCGTACGACGCCGAGCACTGGGTCGCCTCGCTCATCGACTGGGACGGCGAACGGACCCTGGCCCCCGAGGCGCTGACCGCCTTCGGCGACTACGTGGCCGCCGCCTGCATCCCCGACCCGCCGCCGGCCCCGCAGGGTGCGGACAACGGCACCGGCCTCGCCGTCCAGGCGCCGGGAGAAGGTACCCTGCCGCCGGCCGTGCTGCATCTGCGGCGTACCGTGGCGACTCTGGCCCGCCGAGCACTGGGGAGGGCACTCGCGTGAGTGACGATCAGCAGCGACACGCCCGGACGCCCGTCGAGGGCGGCTGGCAGCCCATGCCGCGCGGGGCGGAGATCGACGCGGAGGGCACGGCGTTCGTCCAGCTGCCACCCGAACTGCTGGCGCACCCGGGCACCGGCGCCGACACCGGCTGGGCGCCGCTGGCCGCGCCCGGGACGGGGTACGCGCCGCCCGCGGCGGCGTCCTCCTGGGACGCGGTGCCGCAGTATCCGGCGGGCGGTCAGGAGCACCCGGGCGGCGCCGGCGGAGGTTACGGCCAGGGCGGTCAGCAGGCCGGGGCGCAGCATCAGCCGGGTGTCCAGCAGCCGGGCGTCCACCAGCCCGGTGTGCAGCAGCAGTCCGGCGTTCAGCAGTCCGGTGTCCAGCATTCGGTGCCCCACCAGTCCGTGGCGCACCATCAGCAGCATCAGCAGGCGGGTCCGCAGCCGCACCAGGGCGCGTCCGTGCCGCAGCAGGCCGGCGCGCGCCCCGGGGACGCCGGGCGCGCGGCGCAGCCCGAGCACGACGACTGGCCGGCCGGCCCGTACGTTTCCGGCATGGTCGACGGGCCGGCGGAGTGGACCGAGCCCGAGGACGCGTACGGTCCCGGTCCCGGCGCCACCGACACGTACGGCTCCGGCGTGCCCGGCGCCGACGCGCGGGGCGGCGGCGTCCATGGTGCCGACGTCCACGGCGGCGGCGTCCATGGTGCCGACGTCCACGGCGGCGGCGTCCATGGTGCCGACGTCCACGGCGGCGGCGTCCATGGTGCCGACGTCCACGGCGGTGACGTCCATAGTGCCGACGTCCATGGCGGTGAGGCGTACGGCGCCGAGTCGTACGCGGCGGACGCGTACGGGCCCGGCGGCACGTACGGCTCCGGCGTACCCGCGGCCGGCGGCCCCGGCGGCTTCCAGGCCCCCGCCGCGCCGGGCGCGGCCGGTGGTCCCGACGGTTCCGGCGGGCTGCAGGACACCGCGCAGTGGCCGCTGCCGTACCCGCCCGGCGTGGAGCCGGACGCCGCCGCGCAGAGCGGTTCCACCG is a window from the Streptomyces mobaraensis genome containing:
- a CDS encoding FAD binding domain-containing protein, with translation MTTHAPQAAHTVTLPGSLDEAVAALAAMPAAVPVAGGTDLMAAVNSGLLRPAALVGLGRISEIRGWQYQDGHALLGAGLTHARMGRPDFAALIPALAAAARAAGPPQIRNAGTLGGNIASAAPTGDALPVLAALEASLVIAGPGGRREIPVGRLLAGIELLHPGELIGYVRVPLLHAPQTFLKATGRTGPGRATASVAVVLDPARRMVRCAVGAVAPMPLRPYDAEHWVASLIDWDGERTLAPEALTAFGDYVAAACIPDPPPAPQGADNGTGLAVQAPGEGTLPPAVLHLRRTVATLARRALGRALA